gttaatagcttggagatctattttttaaaataatttaatgaaagagcacttttcttatttaggctaaatgtctctcagtgttgagcttgcactttattggtttgagctttgagcagctctgtattgtattgcccctttgttgcaattttcaagattgtttttgcagtttgtgccacatctttgttgaataaaaacagtcttatttcaattcaattgtgattaatcactaacatgaaaatttaaaatgtgttgttgaaaaccacctgtaaagttaaccaagaatgttatttaatctgcagggattgtagtgaaaacagtaaagagtaaaagttagatttcatggggtcctttagaggagatttcaatatatcgagatatatatcgtatatcgtgaaacggagaaaatgtatcgggatattcattttttcccatatcgcacagccctaacttcgcgtttgtacagctgctgcttctcatagcttaaaaatggcaatctgtcgcggtcttgttattgttgttggtcttaacaactccgcccccccccgctgacgtaagcggttctttcctctggcccagcagagagttggtgctagcctggaaccggtttttctggccccagagccagttctttgtcagtggaaacagaaaacccggttccaaactaagcaatggccccgaaccagccctggaactgctttggtggaaaagggcaatacaggcatgcttctgtattggaaatcacaaaatgggctcaggaatatttccagagaacatcatctgtgaacacaattcaccgtgccatccgccgttgccagctaaaactcgatagttcaaaaaagaagacgtatctaaacatgatccagaagcgcagacatcttctctgggccaaggctcatttaaaatggactgtggcaaagtggaaaactgttctgtggtcagacgaatcaaaatttgaagttctttatggaaatcagggacgctgtgtcattcggactaaagaggagaaggacgacccaagttgttatcagcgctgagttcagaagcctgcatctctgatggtatggggttgcattagtgcatgtggcataggcagcttacacatctggaaagacaccatcaatgctgaaaggtatatccaggttctagagcaacatacagtatgctcccatctagacgatgtctctttcagggaagaccttgcattttccaatatgacaatgccaaaccacatactgcatcaattacagcatcatggctgcatagaagaagggtccgggtactgaactggccagcctgcagtccagatctttcacccatagaaaacatttggcacataaaacggaagacacgccaaaaaagacctaagacagttgagcaactagaatcctacgttagacaagaatgggtcaacattcctatccctaaacttgagcaacttgtctcctcagtccccagacgtttacagactgctgtaaagagaaaaggggatgtctcacagtggtaaacatggccttgtcccaacttttttgagatgtggtgttgtcatgaaatttaaaatcacctaatttttctctttaaatgatacattttctcagtttaaacatttaatgtcatctatgttctattctgaataaaatatgaaattttgaaacgtccacatcattgcattccgtttttatttacaatttgtactttgtcccaacttttttggaattggggttgtaggacTCCTATAGGATGGGATAACATGAAGCCACAGTCATAAGTTATTCTTTCATTTTAAGCTATATTTTTAGAAAACAGACTCTGGACTATGTTTTTTTGGTTGGGGTGGAGCTAATTTCTGGGTCAGAAAATTGTAATCTTTTACAATTGTAAAAATTGTAATCGGCAGCTCCATGGCATTAATTTACATATCAACAAGGCAAATTATTTAAGCATCTTTCTTTGGAGTTACAGAACTATTGCACAACTCTTGCACTGTTCCTTAATTTCTTAGAACAATCCTAAGAGGGTTCCATAAGGATTCTTTGCATGGGTAAGGATGCTAGTTTCTTCTCTAAAAGGACAACTCTTATTTGTAGATTACATAAAATATTAATGGTTCCCCTATTGGGGTAAGAATCCATTAAAGAACCTAATGTGAAACGTGACTTTGGTATACATTTAATCTACTCAGTTTAAATGCGATTGCTGACCTCCATGGAAACCTGAACGGCTCATTAACTCCTCCCAGTTTGACCCTGCCCCCAGGAGAGCGTCCAGAGCTATCATTGGTGCATCATGACCACTTCGTCCAGCCCATCCAGAGAGGCTGAAGCTCTTATATGCCTCGTCACGTTTGGCTGGTCCATATTGGTCAGGAAACACTGCTGGGCCAGTTCCTGATGACAAACCCCTCAGTTCAAGATACCTGAGAGAAGAAAAGTTCTGTGATCAAATCAAAATATAGCCTCTACCCTGGCATTCCACactttatattatttattttaaaggtaTTTATAGATATTTTATCAGTCATATTTTTCCATAATTTTCCAGACATCGGTCCCATGGTTAAATTTAGCTAGCTAGTGTAATTTAACCTGTAATACACGAATCAGTGCAAGTTACTTAGCTAGCTATGCTACTCAATTTAGTTAGTTCCCTAATGCAAGATCACAGGCGGGGTATATGACTTGCTTTCTAGTATGTATCGCAAGACTGAAGGTTTGGAAGTTGGGCATGGAACGCAAAGGCCTACGGGTTAACATGAAAAAGACAAAGATCTTGATATCTGGCCAGGGTCTGAACAAACTGGAGGACACTGGCTCTTTCCCGTGTGCTGTATGCCATTCTGGCATTGGTGTTAACTCGATCCAGTGCACCGAGCGTGGGTTCTGGGTCCACAAGAAATGCTGCGGCATAAGAGGTGGCTTGCTGGCCGTGCAGAATTACATCTGTCCGAGGTGTCGAAGAGAAGCAAGACCACTTGACGGTTGCCCTACGACACAAATCACAGTGGACGAGGCGGTGCTGGATGTGGAAGCCAGCTTCTGCTACCTTGAGGACATGCTCTGTGCTGGCGGTGGGTGTCAGCTCATTGCCATTACCAGATGCTGCGTTGCCTGGGGAAAGTTTAAGAAGCTCCTGCCCATCCTAACCTCCAGGCACTTATCCTTTAAAACCTGTGGCAAAGTGTTTAACTCCTGCGTGCGATCAGCCATGCTCCATGGGAGTGAAACTTGGGGCCCCTACCGGCTCGGATCTCCAGCGATTGCACCGCAACAACAGATCCATGATTAGATggatctgatgatgatgatgatgccctttgttgtcactagtcacatgtaccagcgaaattagccgtcaacctgtccgtacatatacgacatacaattgacatagggtagacaagacaggaagacaggaataaaaataaaaagaaaacacaacatgaggagagataagaaaaaaaaaaagaacacccccacactatgctcctgtcaggagtacagtgtgggaacatttaaaaaaaaaaccttgcataAGCACGactacaacacaggtacactttaaacacaggacttgagggggggagtaAGGGGTGAGGGGGGAGTAAGGGGTAAGGGGGGGAGTaaggggtaagggggggagggaggggagcggaggaggtaatccagcgcaagcaagcagccgtccggctcctgcagccatgaaggcgctggtcacgcacccgcttgtcacactgggggtaaaaatggcgaccgcggagagttagagaggaatgagagcgtctcccggcattgaccttcagggggaaatgttttctcagcaacggcctaaaacaaggccggtgctgtctcagggcgccgaatgtcgataagatatgaattgtttggtctttccagacgcaagtctttgcacgtcctcaccgctcgtccatatctgtccattctgttcaaattcaaattgatctccgaaaaacgtattccttgcaaagctggaaGCTGCTCAGAGATAACCATTTGTGGTTGAAGTTTTGAATGTCCACAGttcgagtgccaacagctttgcccaccactccaatattgggcagctttgtggggctttgaacagctgtcaccgttgtctgatttcctcgatataccagggcaatgccatcagcaaaagtcctgtaatcatggttccgaataggtagatatcttcaatgtcctccacagaaagaatcgccaggcacacaacccgccaccactcccacgcgtccatcgtgtaaccagccgcaaacgttccagcaagacaaacgggttcccccgaacccaaaactgtgtcaatttcattaggagaccaatttatcaattccatgctttttagtttagaaagtaatgcaggaagagtctcttcaaaagcaGACGAGACAAAACAtaaaagcacaagcagggaaaaaaaggagggagagggagagcagaaaaatgcgaccgccttccatggaagcacagagaaaaaaaaaacatggcgtCAAACCCCATGATGAGACACCTTCAGCAACCCTACATGCTAGACTTGATGTGGAGGACATCATCTCAGTGCTGCGGTTGCGCCGACTCCAGTGGTACGGTCACATTGAATGAGCCAGTGGCTGCATCAACACCATCACCAACTTGCAGTTGCCAGGCAACAGAGGTCGTGGTAGACCGAGGAAATCTTGGATGGAGTGTGTCAAGAAGGCCATCAAAGTGTGCGGCCTGGAAAGAGCTGAACAGAGCTGCCTGGAAACACGGTGTGAAGACTAGGCAACTGCTGCCTACCCCTGTGTCAGGGACTCCCACAGCAGTATAATCAAATACTGGATACTACTATTAGTTAACTAGTTAGGTAGCCATGATAGTACATAAAAAACGTATGTTTAACATGCAAGCTGAAAAGTTAGTGAGTAATTGTGAGTAAATAAAAGTATAGTGCACATACGAAGGTGATTATGTATGATGAATGGCTAAAAAGCTGACAGATAAGAGCAGTTACATGATATATTGAAAATATCCTAAACTGTGACACAAAATTTGAAAATAATCATATTCCCACAAGAGGCTCACCATTCCCATTTCTCTGTGAAGTATccccagtctctctctgtctcaggaATGGCGTATCCTGCTGACCTTACAAATTCCTTTGCTAATGGACAAGCCTCCTTCACTAAGCCCAGCCCCCAGGTTGTGATTGGACGGCGCTGGATGGCATAAGCTGTGAACAGCGCAGAAGCAACCGCACCAAGGAATCCCGTTGGATGAGGGTGGGTCATTCTGCCGCTCTCTACGGCAACGGTGACCAAAGAGGAGAGCTGCTCCGGTCGAGGGTATCTGGTAATAGGAAATGATGTTAGTTAAAAATGTTCTTCTGATTTGAATATTTCATTCGATTGGGAAATTACTTTCCTGGTTATCTCTTTATAATAATACACAAGAGTGGCCTCATTCCCACCTCAAACCAATGCACATGGATCTCATAGCAGCGCCACATCCTGTTCCTTCTGGGTTGTAAGCTATTCTGTAGCCCCCTTCAGTGCCTGGTCTTAACTGAGACACACCTATAGAGAAGTCCATAGTTTCCCTTTAGCAATGTTCTTCAGTCATCCAAGCTCCTACAGCTCCTCTAAAATTAGGCCAAGCTTCTTTACTCATTACTCATTTACCCAGGATGCTTGATGGTCCTGGTTTCCTCCCCTCCATGTCTTTCATACCCTCCACATAACGAGATGCCACCTCATGCAGCAGGTCCTCTCCTTCTTTTCCTACAAGATAGTAACAATTATCTATATACGCTTTTGCAAAAATCATTGGGATTTTAATGAGCGAGAGAAAGAGACATTTATGAAGGCACAATATGAAATGTGTATGAAAATCAAAATATTTCCAGTGACAACAGGAAATGGCCTGCCTTTTCTCCCATGAGAATGCCAATAAAATGTGTTTTAACCCACCTATCTCAATATTGAAAGGACTTGAATTGAATCCATTCAAAATGGGAGAACAATTTCCATGCTTAGACATCATATTACACAGGGCAGAAGAGTGAAACAGAGTCACCTTCACTCCATTTAAAGGACTCACTAATGAGTTTCAAATAATGATTGAGACATTCAAGATAGAATTCCACTTGCTCTTCTGTTTGAGCAGAATAGTTTGGAAAGGAGCAGTTTGTTCTGTTTAGACGCAGACACCCAAACATGCTTCAACACAAATGTATAAACCAGAACGATTTAAAGTGCATTAAATGTTTCTGAAATTCAAACCTGTGGCTAAAGCTTCAGCGGTGGCCAGGTGGAGGACCGTATCATCACTGACTGGCCAATCAGGAAGTTGAACAGTGATGTTCTTTAGTCCTCCAAGCTCCTGTAGTTCCTATAAAGTGGTAACAAAGCTGGTTAAGCGtgtgcatgctttttttttttttgctcattatGCCACCTTTCAGGATATGCGCATGGAACTCCTGTTCTCATCATACTgttaagtgtgtgtgtattttgttgaATACAAATACAATTCAATACAAATTTTATGAAAAAGAGTTGTATGCAGTGGAATATTTTGTCCCACTATATATGATATTAAAATGTACTTGAGCAGCATGTAAAATGTTATACTAATCATAATAATACAATGCCCACTATCTGCTTGAACATACAGTAACTAATTTTATAGTATAGCAATCTCATTGAACTGAAGGTCACCAAAGCAGATTCCACAGGAACAACCATTGATTTAAAAACTCAAAAAGTCCAGTTTCAAATTTTTGgccagacttcagctgctcaacagtctgtggtcgccgttgtctgattctcctcttcatgatgccacaTACGTTCTCGATAGGAGACGAATCTGGacaggcagcaggccagtcaagcgcgCACACTCTGTGTACGAAGCCatactgttgtagcctgtgcagaatgaggtctGGCATTGTCTTATTGAAATAAGCATTGACTTCCTGGGAAAGGATGTTGCCTTaatggcaacatatgtctctctaaaatctcaATATATGCCCCCgtgtcaatggtaccttca
Above is a genomic segment from Neoarius graeffei isolate fNeoGra1 chromosome 14, fNeoGra1.pri, whole genome shotgun sequence containing:
- the LOC132898027 gene encoding ADP-ribosylhydrolase ARH1-like isoform X3 → MQQQKSTLGSTLAVHYTSPATLEHYKAGMLLSGVGDALGYRNQLWEYNESGPAIHQELQELGGLKNITVQLPDWPVSDDTVLHLATAEALATGKEGEDLLHEVASRYVEGMKDMEGRKPGPSSILGVSQLRPGTEGGYRIAYNPEGTGCGAAMRSMCIGLRYPRPEQLSSLVTVAVESGRMTHPHPTGFLGAVASALFTAYAIQRRPITTWGLGLVKEACPLAKEFVRSAGYAIPETERDWGYFTEKWEWYLELRGLSSGTGPAVFPDQYGPAKRDEAYKSFSLSGWAGRSGHDAPMIALDALLGAGSNWEELMSRSGFHGDISFLGLFP
- the LOC132898027 gene encoding ADP-ribosylhydrolase ARH1-like isoform X1, whose amino-acid sequence is MQQQKSTLGSTLAVHYTSPATLEHYKAGMLLSGVGDALGYRNQLWEYNESGPAIHQELQELGGLKNITVQLPDWPVSDDTVLHLATAEALATGKEGEDLLHEVASRYVEGMKDMEGRKPGPSSILGVSQLRPGTEGGYRIAYNPEGTGCGAAMRSMCIGLRYPRPEQLSSLVTVAVESGRMTHPHPTGFLGAVASALFTAYAIQRRPITTWGLGLVKEACPLAKEFVRSAGYAIPETERDWGYFTEKWEWYLELRGLSSGTGPAVFPDQYGPAKRDEAYKSFSLSGWAGRSGHDAPMIALDALLGAGSNWEELMSRSGFHGGDSDSTAVIACCCWGLMYGIERVPESNYTNLEYRDRLENSAEKLYTLSH
- the LOC132898027 gene encoding ADP-ribosylhydrolase ARH1-like isoform X2 produces the protein MARPATLEHYKAGMLLSGVGDALGYRNQLWEYNESGPAIHQELQELGGLKNITVQLPDWPVSDDTVLHLATAEALATGKEGEDLLHEVASRYVEGMKDMEGRKPGPSSILGVSQLRPGTEGGYRIAYNPEGTGCGAAMRSMCIGLRYPRPEQLSSLVTVAVESGRMTHPHPTGFLGAVASALFTAYAIQRRPITTWGLGLVKEACPLAKEFVRSAGYAIPETERDWGYFTEKWEWYLELRGLSSGTGPAVFPDQYGPAKRDEAYKSFSLSGWAGRSGHDAPMIALDALLGAGSNWEELMSRSGFHGGDSDSTAVIACCCWGLMYGIERVPESNYTNLEYRDRLENSAEKLYTLSH